The following proteins come from a genomic window of Miscanthus floridulus cultivar M001 chromosome 2, ASM1932011v1, whole genome shotgun sequence:
- the LOC136540249 gene encoding protein MOS2-like, which yields MGEEKKKLSISIVCKRRPQKTSSLFAAIDDAPGSAPAPARQYVAEFDPSQTLTPAVAPVVIAPLPNSGIFGRRKPSPLLAARSTAAAGLAAFVLDTSAADPSSSTHYGLTRRDAADASDRGMDEFRDMPVEGFGAAILAGYGLIVTKGEDTKVARRGARHGLGYNPSEPDKDCKRSGGKRSRTEEDCQENDSDARRKRPCGEKRSRTEACKELRDGRGSSRVRWLQSHIRVRVASEKLGKRLYLTKGKVVDVVSPTTCDVVMDDGLRLVQGVEQGMLETVLPPTNGLVLVLYGEHRGVRGRLVEKNAEEEVGLVEDLDTKGMIRVGYDQMAEFTGDLE from the coding sequence ATGGGCGAGGAGAAGAAGAAGCTGTCGATCTCCATCGTGTGCAAGCGCCGGCCTCAGAAGACCTCCTCCCTCTTTGCTGCCATCGACGATGCCCCCGGCTccgcgccagcgcccgcccggcaGTACGTCGCCGAGTTCGACCCATCCCAAACACTAACCCCGGCGGTGGCGCCCGTCGTCATTGCGCCGCTCCCCAACTCGGGCATTTTCGGCCGTCGCAAGCCATCCCCACTCCTCGCCGCCCGTTCCACTGCCGCCGCCGGCCTCGCCGCCTTCGTCCTCGACACCTCCGCCGCCGACCCCTCCTCCAGCACCCATTACGGCCTCACCCGCCGCGACGCGGCCGATGCTTCCGACCGTGGCATGGACGAATTCCGCGACATGCCCGTGGAGGGATTTGGCGCCGCAATCCTTGCTGGCTACGGCCTGATTGTAACAAAGGGGGAGGATACCAAGGTCGCCCGTCGTGGTGCAAGGCACGGGCTTGGCTACAACCCCTCTGAGCCCGACAAGGATTGCAAGAGGTCCGGTGGAAAAAGGTCTAGAACAGAGGAGGATTGCCAGGAGAACGATAGCGATGCCCGGCGCAAGAGGCCTTGTGGTGAGAAAAGGTCTAGAACGGAAGCTTGCAAGGAGCTGAGAGACGGCCGGGGCAGCAGCAGGGTGCGGTGGCTACAGAGCCACATCAGGGTCCGGGTTGCCAGCGAGAAGCTGGGCAAACGGCTGTACTTGACAAAGGGGAAGGTTGTCGACGTGGTGTCGCCGACGACGTGCGACGTCGTGATGGATGATGGTTTGAGGCTCGTGCAGGGCGTGGAGCAGGGTATGCTTGAGACAGTGTTGCCGCCGACGAATGGCCTGGTGCTCGTGCTCTACGGGGAACACAGGGGCGTGCGTGGGCGACTGGTCGAGAAGAACGCCGAGGAGGAGGTTGGATTGGTGGAGGATCTGGATACCAAGGGTATGATACGTGTTGGATACGACCAGATGGCAGAATTCACGGGCGATTTGGAGTAG
- the LOC136540248 gene encoding protein MOS2-like, which produces MENEKKLSFSISSSKQRPPKPPTRPAAAAYDDDADLRSAPAPAQQYVTEFDPSQTLAASAAARAVIAPLPNSGNFLTHRPRKPSSLPTPEEEAALAAESGGGGPAFVLDTSTAPDDPSSKIGYGLTRRNGATDAAAAKESEKAPPPPPPPPPATADAAAAGNLMLQRYKEDMDVLPEHRGMDEFNEVPVEGFGAALLAGYGWTEGKGIGRNKKTGDTKVVEYDRRAGTQGLGYNPSEADPRKTRSGDWIVGEKKASENGSAKRRDRDNRNRMEERDSSARKKRSSEQRSEKEGREKVRNGRGSGEGTSNASDTRSNVSNVRWLQSHIRVRIVSQKLSKRLYLMKGKVVDVVGPTTCDIMMDDGSELVQGVEQDMLETVLPRTNGWVLVLYGKNKGLYGHLVEKNAEEEIGLVEDADTKDIVRVRYDQMAEYTGDPELLGY; this is translated from the coding sequence ATGGAAAATGAGAAGAAGCTCTCGTTCTCCATCTCCTCCTCGAAGCAGCGGCCGCCCAAGCCTCCCACACGCCCTGCCGCCGCCGCGTACGACGATGACGCTGACCTCCGTTCCGCGCCCGCTCCGGCCCAGCAGTATGTCACAGAGTTCGATCCGTCCCAAACCCTAGCTGCCTCCGCCGCGGCGCGCGCCGTCATCGCGCCGCTCCCCAACTCCGGCAACTTCCTCACCCACCGCCCCCGCAAACCGTCCTCGCTCCCCACCCCTGAGGAGGAGGCCGCCCTCGCCGCCGAATCAGGCGGCGGGGGGCCCGCCTTCGTCCTCGACACCTCGACCGCCCCCGACGACCCGTCATCCAAAATCGGCTACGGCCTCACTCGCCGCAACGGCGCCACCGACGCTGCTGCTGCCAAGGAATCAGAGAaggcgccaccaccgccaccgccaccgcctccggcCACTGCTGATGCTGCCGCCGCCGGCAACCTCATGCTGCAGCGGTACAAGGAGGACATGGACGTCCTTCCGGAGCACCGTGGCATGGACGAGTTCAATGAGGTACCCGTGGAGGGATTCGGCGCGGCGCTTCTTGCTGGATACGGCTGGACGGAAGGTAAGGGCATTGGTAGGAACAAAAAGACAGGGGATACCAAAGTTGTTGAATACGACCGCCGTGCTGGCACACAGGGGTTAGGCTACAACCCCTCTGAAGCAGATCCTCGGAAGACTCGTTCTGGCGACTGGATTGTTGGCGAGAAGAAGGCGTCAGAGAATGGGAGTGCGAAGAGGAGAGATCGAGACAATAGAAATAGGATGGAAGAGAGGGATTCTAGTGCCCGGAAGAAGAGATCTAGTGAGCAAAGGTCTGAGAAGGAGGGCCGTGAAAAGGTGAGGAATGGCCGGGGTAGCGGAGAAGGCACAAGTAATGCAAGCGATACTCGGAGCAATGTAAGCAATGTTCGGTGGTTGCAGAGCCATATCAGGGTTCGGATTGTTAGTCAGAAACTAAGCAAGAGGCTGTACTTGATGAAGGGTAAGGTTGTCGATGTGGTGGGGCCTACAACGTGTGACATCATGATGGATGATGGGTCAGAGTTGGTGCAGGGGGTGGAGCAGGATATGCTCGAAACTGTACTTCCACGGACGAACGGGTGGGTGCTTGTGCTTTatgggaagaacaagggtttATATGGGCACCTGGTAGAGAAGAATGCCGAAGAAGAGATCGGATTGGTGGAGGATGCAGATACAAAGGATATTGTACGTGTTAGATATGACCAGATGGCAGAATACACTGGTGATCCAGAGTTGCTTGGCTACTGA
- the LOC136534424 gene encoding calcium-dependent lipid-binding protein-like, with translation MGFISGVIMGMIVGVALIAGWARAMARRAAKRSNKAADVNALGSLNREDVKKICGENVPQWISFPEYEQVKWLNKQLSKLWPFVEEAATMVIRDSVEPILDDYRPPGISSLKFSRLSLGTVPPKIEGIRIQSFKKGQITMDMDFRWGGDPNIILAVETLVASLPIQFKNLQVYTIIRVVFQLSDEIPCISAVVVALLAEPKPRIDYILKAVGGSLTAMPGLSDMIDDTVASLITDMLQWPHRIVVPLGGVDVDVSDLELKPHGKLTVTVVRAESLKNKELIGKSDPYVVLFIRPMFKEKTSVIDDNLNPRWNETFHLIAEDKETQFLILEVFDEDNMKQDKRLGIAKLPLSDLEMETVQEVNLQLLSSLDTTKVKDKKDRGVLSIKVVYHQFTNAEAREALELEKQTVEERRKVKGETGAVSGAADAASGMASTVTHVAGTGVAAAGTVAGTGVSAAGSGVGMVGTGIGAVGSGIGAFGSGLHKAGKFVGRTVTGPFSSARRSASSVPDVVDE, from the exons ATGGGGTTCATATCGGGAGTCATAATGGGGATGATCGTCGGCGTCGCCCTGATCGCGGGCTGGGCGCGCGCCATGGCTCGCCGCGCCGCCAAACGCAGCAACAAG GCTGCGGATGTCAATGCACTAGGATCTCTCAACCGTGAAGACGTGAAGAAAATATGTGGAGAAAATGTTCCCCAATGGATATCATTTCCAGAATATGAACAG GTCAAATGGCTCAACAAACAATTGAGCAAGCTTTGGCCCTTTGTGGAAGAG GCAGCAACCATGGTCATTAGGGATTCTGTCGAACCGATACTGGATGATTATCGACCACCAGGGATATCCTCACTGAAGTTCAGCAGACTCTCCCTTGGGACTGTTCCACCGAAAATAGAAG GCATTCGGATTCAGAGTTTTAAGAAAGGGCAGATTACAATGGACATGGACTTCCGGTGGGGTGGGGATCCAAATATTATTCTTGCAGTCGAAACACTTGTTGCTTCGCTTCCCATTCAG TTTAAGAACCTTCAGGTGTACACCATCATCCGTGTTGTCTTCCAATTGTCGGACGAGATACCATGCATATCTGCTGTTGTCGTTGCTCTTCTGGCAGAG CCAAAACCGCGAATCGACTACATACTGAAAGCCGTGGGAGGAAGCCTGACCGCAATGCCTGGGCTTTCAGACATGATTGAC GATACAGTGGCGTCACTGATCACTGACATGCTCCAATGGCCACACAGAATCGTTGTTCCACTGGGTGGAGTTGACGTTGACGTCAG CGATTTGGAGCTGAAGCCGCACGGGAAGCTCACGGTCACTGTGGTCCGCGCAGAATCCCTCAAGAACAAGGAACTCATCGGCAAATCCGACCCCTACGTGGTCTTGTTCATACGCCCGATGTTCAAGGAGAAGACCAGCGTCATTGACGACAACCTCAACCCTCGTTGGAACGAAACGTTCCATCTGATCGCGGAAGACAAGGAGACGCAGTTCCTAATTCTTGAG GTGTTCGATGAGGACAACATGAAGCAAGACAAGAGGCTTGGCATCGCCAAGCTGCCCCTGAGCGACCTGGAGATGGAGACCGTGCAGGAGGTGAACCTGCAGCTGCTGTCGTCGCTGGACACGACCAAGGTCAAGGACAAGAAGGACAGGGGCGTGCTCAGCATCAAG GTGGTGTACCACCAGTTCACCAACGCAGAGGCACGGGAGGCCCTGGAGCTGGAGAAGCAGACCGTGGAGGAGCGGCGGAAGGTGAAGGGCGAGACGGGGGCCGTCAGCGGCGCCGCGGACGCGGCAAGCGGCATGGCGTCCACGGTCACCCACGTGGCCGGCACGGGCGTCGCGGCGGCCGGCACCGTTGCCGGCACGGGCGTCAGCGCGGCCGGCTCCGGCGTTGGGATGGTTGGCACGGGCATCGGCGCCGTGGGCTCCGGCATTGGCGCGTTCGGCAGTGGACTCCATAAGGCCGGCAAGTTCGTCGGCCGGACTGTCACGGGACCCTTCAGCAGCGCTAGGCGCAGCGCCAGCAGCGTCCCCGACGTCGTTGACGAGTGA
- the LOC136534418 gene encoding V-type proton ATPase subunit a3-like, with protein sequence MARCGGGGCCPSMDLMRSEAMQLVQVIIPAESAHLTVSYLGDLGLLQFKDLNAEKSPFQRTYAAQIKRCSEMARNLRFFKEQMSKADITTSPAQLNETHLDFDDLEIKLGELEAELTEVNANNEKLQRTYSELLEYHTVLQKAAEFFYSAQRTAAAQQREMEANQSGQTSLESPLLEQEMSTDPSKQVKLGSLSGLVPKEKAMAFERILFRATRGNIFLRQEPVDEPVTDPVSGEKVTKNAFVIFYSGERAKTKILKICDAFNANRYPFPEDASKQLHAVQEVSGKISELKATIDMGLAHRDSILKNIAFDFEQWNHLAKKEKAIYHTLNMLSVDVTKKCLVAEGWSPVFASVQIQDALQRATVDSKSQVGSIFQVLNTKESPPTYFQTNKFTTAFQEIVDAYGVAKYQEANPGVFTIVTFPFLFAVMFGDWGHGICLLLATLYLIIREKKLASQKLGDIMEMMFGGRYVILMMAIFSIYTGLIYNEFFSVPFGLFGKSAYECRDPSCSDATTDGLIKVRDAYPFGVDPVWHGSRSELPFLNSLKMKMSILLGVAQMNLGIVISYFNAKFFRNSLNVWYQFIPQLIFLNSLFGYLSLLIIIKWCTGSKADLYHVMIYMFLSPTDELGENQLFSGQKTLQLVLLLLALVSVPWMLIPKPLLLKKQHQQRHQGHQYAMLQGTDESVGAELGEHHEDTHDHEEFEFSEVFVHQMIHTIEFVLGAVSNTASYLRLWALSLAHSELSTVFYDKVLLMAWGLNNVFALILGGIVFVFATVGVLLVMETLSAFLHALRLHWVEFQNKFYEGDGYKFAPFSFALIREEED encoded by the exons CTTAATGCAGAGAAGAGCCCATTTCAACGAACATATGCTGCCCAG ATCAAAAGGTGTAGCGAAATGGCTCGTAATTTGAGGTTTTTTAAGGAGCAGATGTCAAAAGCTGACATAACAACCTCTCCTGCACAACTAAATGAAACTCATCTGGATTTTGATGACTTGGAG ATAAAGCTTGGAGAACTGGAAGCTGAGCTAACTGAAGTTAATGCAAACAATGAAAAGTTACAGAGGACCTACAGTGAGCTATTAGAGTACCATACTGTTCTCCAAAAG gCAGCTGAATTTTTCTATTCAGCTCAAAGAACTGCTGCAGCACAACAAAGGGAAATGGAGGCAAACCAATCTGGTCAAACTTCACTGGAGAGCCCTCTGTTGGAACAG GAGATGTCAACTGATCCATCAAAACAAGTGAAGCTTGGCTCATTGAGTGGCCTTGTTCCAAAGGAAAAGGCAATGGCTTTTGAAAGGATCTTATTCCGTGCCACAAGGGGTAATATTTTCCTTAGGCAAGAGCCTGTTGATGAGCCCGTCACTGATCCAGTTTCTGGGGAGAAG GTAACGAAGAATGCATTTGTTATATTCTACTCTGGAGAGAGGGCAAAAACCAAAATTCTGAAGATATGTGATGCCTTCAATGCGAACCGTTACCCGTTTCCAGAAGATGCTAGCAAACAACTTCATGCTGTTCAGGAG GTATCTGGGAAGATCTCAGAGTTGAAGGCAACAATTGACATGGGTTTAGCTCATCGTGACAGTATACTAAAAAATATTGCCTTTGATTTTGAACAGTGGAACCATCTG GCGAAGAAGGAAAAAGCAATTTATCACACCTTGAACATGCTGAGCGTTGATGTTACGAAGAAATGCCTAGTTGCTGAGGGCTGGAGTCCAGTTTTTGCAAGCGTTCAG ATTCAAGATGCTCTCCAGCGTGCTACTGTTGATAGCAAATCCCAAGTTGGCTCAATATTTCAAGTTCTCAACACAAAAGAATCTCCTCCAACATATTTCCAGACAAATAAATTTACTACAGCGTTCCAGGAAATTGTTGATGCGTATGG TGTGGCCAAATATCAAGAAGCAAATCCTGGAGTATTCACCATTGTGACTTTCCCTTTCTTATTTGCTGTCATGTTTGGTGATTGGGGCCATGGAATTTGCTtgttacttgcaacactttatcTGATAATCCGGGAGAAGAAACTAGCTTCACAG AAACTTGGAGACATAATGGAGATGATGTTTGGTGGGCGTTATGTAATTTTGATGATGGCAATTTTTTCAATCTACACAGGATTAATATACAATGAATTTTTCTCTGTTCCATTTGGGCTTTTCGGTAAATCTGCCTATGAATGCCGTGATCCTTCTTGTAG TGATGCTACTACTGATGGACTAATTAAGGTAAGAGATGCATACCCTTTTGGTGTGGACCCTGTCTGGCATGGTAGCCGCAGCGAGCTGCCGTTTCTCAATTCACTGAAGATGAAGATGTCGATTCTTCTTGGAGTTGCACAAATGAACCTTGGGATTGTGATTAGTTACTTCAATGCAAAATTTTTCAGGAACAGCCTTAATGTGTG GTACCAGTTCATTCCCCAGCTGATCTTCTTGAACAGCTTATTTGGTTACCTGTCCTTGCTCATTATTATTAAGTGGTGCACGGGGTCAAAAGCAGATCTATACCATGTTATGATCTACATGTTCCTTAGTCCCACAGATGAGCTTGGTGAGAACCAGTTGTTTAGTGGCCAGAAGACATTGCAG CTTGTTCTACTTCTGCTTGCTTTGGTGTCTGTACCTTGGATGTTGATTCCAAAACCTCTTCTATTGAAGAAGCAACATCAGCAA AGGCATCAAGGTCACCAGTACGCTATGCTTCAGGGCACTGATGAATCAGTGGGAGCAGAGTTGGGGGAACATCATGAGGACACACATGACCATGAGGAGTTTGAGTTCAGTGAAGTTTTTGTTCACCAAATGATTCACACGATCGAATTTGTTCTTGGTGCAGTCTCAAACACAGCTTCATACCTTCGTCTTTGGGCTCTGAG TCTTGCACACTCCGAGTTGTCCACTGTATTCTACGATAAAGTACTACTAATGGCATGGGG GCTTAACAATGTTTTCGCCCTTATTCTCGGTGGTATCGTCTTCGTCTTTGCCACGGTTGGTGTCTTGCTTGTTATGGAGACCCTGAGTGCATTCCTTCACGCGCTGAGGCTTCACTGGGTGGAGTTCCAGAACAAGTTCTATGAAGGTGACGGTTACAAGTTCGCCCCATTCTCCTTCGCACTGATTCGTGAGGAGGAAGATTGA